One window from the genome of Pieris napi chromosome 12, ilPieNapi1.2, whole genome shotgun sequence encodes:
- the LOC125054821 gene encoding pyrethroid hydrolase Ces2e-like isoform X1, whose translation MSLLTFYCAFTLCVHLSLQSIVMMAQGKMRGLERDGYISYLGVPYASAKENGRYKKAGIPPTWTGIRESRDPYCTPRSEVEDCLQLDVHLPKVGKSLPILVWVKGSSGDYHPGKLVQEGIIVVIVRHRLGAVGFMCSQEDQIPGNAGVKDLVLALRWVRDNIVAFKGNPHRVVVAGQSFGAAMVETLTLSSMARGLYHGIILQSGTVLAPWAFNYDANDKTDYMKITMNGTQSLLKSAIPDVVSNSEDLDVPYYPFGICKEKAFKNEETLLSEAPFNSFIKGKFTSVPTIIGYNSNEAYVFVSMLKQIKAVKKMTRDVMFLLPMELQLTNEREMHPLSKQLMDAYFKDNMSISSLLEYHRDVYFMCHIHRSAIFHATTGPVYYYQFSHSGRVGVEIESGVEKTGAAHSDELGYLFPNDVVDFDGDDATVHQHLTKLWTNFVKNLNPNSEHNGYQWSPLDPYEPRLLDIQTEPRMIDFPHHRHAEMWDEIYEKYFFRRH comes from the exons ATGTCTCTTTTGACATTTTATTGTGCCTTTACGTTGTGTGTGCATTTATCATTACAAAGTATTGTAATGATGGCCCAGGGAAAGATGCGGGGGCTCGAACGCGATGGGTATATTTCTTATCTAGGCGTGCCCTATGCTTCAGCAAAGGAAAATGGAAGGTATAAG aAAGCTGGAATACCGCCAACGTGGACGGGAATAAGAGAATCCCGGGATCCTTACTGCACACCGCGCTCAGAGGTTGAAGATTGTCTACAATTGGATGTGCATTTACCAAAGGTGGGGAAATCGTTGCCCATTCTCGTCTGGGTGAAGGGAAGCAGCGGCGATTACCATCCTGGAAAGTTGGTTCAGGAAGGCATCATAGTCGTTATTGTACGACACAG GTTAGGAGCTGTGGGCTTTATGTGCTCGCAGGAAGATCAAATCCCTGGAAACGCTGGAGTGAAAGATCTTGTACTCGCCCTGAGGTGGGTTCGGGATAACATTGTTGCTTTTAAGGGAAATCCTCACAGGGTGGTCGTGGCCGGACAAAGCTTTGGCGCTGCAATGGTGGAGACACTTACCCTTTCCTCAATGGCCAGAGGTCTTTATCAtggaataatattacaaagcgGCACTGTCTTAGCGCCGTGGGCGTTTAACTATGACGCAAATGATAAGACAGACTACATGAAAATTACCATGAACGGAACACAGTCACTGTTAAAATCAGCCATACCGGATGTAGTATCCAATTCGGAAGACCTCGACGTCCCATATTATCCATTTGGTATTTGCAAGGAAAAGGCGTTTAAAAATGAAGAAACGCTGCTTTCAGAAGCGCCATTCAATTCCTTTATAAAAGGGAAATTTACATCCGTTCCAACGATAATCGGATATAACTCGAACGAAGCTTATGTATTTGTGTCAATGTTAAAACAGATAAAAGCTGTAAAGAAAATGACTAGGGATGTGATGTTCCTGCTTCCTATGGAGTTACAATTAACGAACGAACGAGAAATGCACCCGCTGAGTAAACAGCTAATGGACGCGTACTTTAAAGATAATATGAGTATCAGTTCACTGCTGGAATACCACAG GGATGTCTACTTCATGTGCCACATACATCGCAGTGCAATATTTCACGCAACCACTGGGCCGGTTTACTATTACCAATTCTCACATTCGGGAAGAGTTGGAGTAGAAATTGAGAGTGGCGTGGAGAAAACTGGCGCCGCTCACTCGGATGAACTGGGCTACCTCTTTCCAAACGATGTGGTCGACTTTGACGGGGACGATGCGACAGTTCATCAGCATCTTACAAAGCTGTGGACTAACTTTGTTAAGAACCT AAACCCGAATAGTGAACATAATGGATATCAGTGGAGCCCTCTAGATCCTTATGAGCCTCGACTACTGGACATTCAGACAGAGCCAAGAATGATAGATTTTCCGCACCATCGACACGCAGAGATGTGGGATGAAATATATGAAAAGTATTTCTTCAGAagacattaa
- the LOC125054821 gene encoding pyrethroid hydrolase Ces2e-like isoform X2 — protein sequence MSLLTFYCAFTLCVHLSLQSIVMMAQGKMRGLERDGYISYLGVPYASAKENGRYKKAGIPPTWTGIRESRDPYCTPRSEVEDCLQLDVHLPKVGKSLPILVWVKGSSGDYHPGKLVQEGIIVVIVRHRLGAVGFMCSQEDQIPGNAGVKDLVLALRWVRDNIVAFKGNPHRVVVAGQSFGAAMVETLTLSSMARGLYHGIILQSGTVLAPWAFNYDANDKTDYMKITMNGTQSLLKSAIPDVVSNSEDLDVPYYPFGICKEKAFKNEETLLSEAPFNSFIKGKFTSVPTIIGYNSNEAYVFVSMLKQIKAVKKMTRDVMFLLPMELQLTNEREMHPLSKQLMDAYFKDNMSISSLLEYHRDVYFMCHIHRSAIFHATTGPVYYYQFSHSGRVGVEIESGVEKTGAAHSDELGYLFPNDVVDFDGDDATVHQHLTKLWTNFVKNL from the exons ATGTCTCTTTTGACATTTTATTGTGCCTTTACGTTGTGTGTGCATTTATCATTACAAAGTATTGTAATGATGGCCCAGGGAAAGATGCGGGGGCTCGAACGCGATGGGTATATTTCTTATCTAGGCGTGCCCTATGCTTCAGCAAAGGAAAATGGAAGGTATAAG aAAGCTGGAATACCGCCAACGTGGACGGGAATAAGAGAATCCCGGGATCCTTACTGCACACCGCGCTCAGAGGTTGAAGATTGTCTACAATTGGATGTGCATTTACCAAAGGTGGGGAAATCGTTGCCCATTCTCGTCTGGGTGAAGGGAAGCAGCGGCGATTACCATCCTGGAAAGTTGGTTCAGGAAGGCATCATAGTCGTTATTGTACGACACAG GTTAGGAGCTGTGGGCTTTATGTGCTCGCAGGAAGATCAAATCCCTGGAAACGCTGGAGTGAAAGATCTTGTACTCGCCCTGAGGTGGGTTCGGGATAACATTGTTGCTTTTAAGGGAAATCCTCACAGGGTGGTCGTGGCCGGACAAAGCTTTGGCGCTGCAATGGTGGAGACACTTACCCTTTCCTCAATGGCCAGAGGTCTTTATCAtggaataatattacaaagcgGCACTGTCTTAGCGCCGTGGGCGTTTAACTATGACGCAAATGATAAGACAGACTACATGAAAATTACCATGAACGGAACACAGTCACTGTTAAAATCAGCCATACCGGATGTAGTATCCAATTCGGAAGACCTCGACGTCCCATATTATCCATTTGGTATTTGCAAGGAAAAGGCGTTTAAAAATGAAGAAACGCTGCTTTCAGAAGCGCCATTCAATTCCTTTATAAAAGGGAAATTTACATCCGTTCCAACGATAATCGGATATAACTCGAACGAAGCTTATGTATTTGTGTCAATGTTAAAACAGATAAAAGCTGTAAAGAAAATGACTAGGGATGTGATGTTCCTGCTTCCTATGGAGTTACAATTAACGAACGAACGAGAAATGCACCCGCTGAGTAAACAGCTAATGGACGCGTACTTTAAAGATAATATGAGTATCAGTTCACTGCTGGAATACCACAG GGATGTCTACTTCATGTGCCACATACATCGCAGTGCAATATTTCACGCAACCACTGGGCCGGTTTACTATTACCAATTCTCACATTCGGGAAGAGTTGGAGTAGAAATTGAGAGTGGCGTGGAGAAAACTGGCGCCGCTCACTCGGATGAACTGGGCTACCTCTTTCCAAACGATGTGGTCGACTTTGACGGGGACGATGCGACAGTTCATCAGCATCTTACAAAGCTGTGGACTAACTTTGTTAAGAACCTGTAG
- the LOC125054821 gene encoding pyrethroid hydrolase Ces2e-like isoform X3, whose product MCSQEDQIPGNAGVKDLVLALRWVRDNIVAFKGNPHRVVVAGQSFGAAMVETLTLSSMARGLYHGIILQSGTVLAPWAFNYDANDKTDYMKITMNGTQSLLKSAIPDVVSNSEDLDVPYYPFGICKEKAFKNEETLLSEAPFNSFIKGKFTSVPTIIGYNSNEAYVFVSMLKQIKAVKKMTRDVMFLLPMELQLTNEREMHPLSKQLMDAYFKDNMSISSLLEYHRDVYFMCHIHRSAIFHATTGPVYYYQFSHSGRVGVEIESGVEKTGAAHSDELGYLFPNDVVDFDGDDATVHQHLTKLWTNFVKNLNPNSEHNGYQWSPLDPYEPRLLDIQTEPRMIDFPHHRHAEMWDEIYEKYFFRRH is encoded by the exons ATGTGCTCGCAGGAAGATCAAATCCCTGGAAACGCTGGAGTGAAAGATCTTGTACTCGCCCTGAGGTGGGTTCGGGATAACATTGTTGCTTTTAAGGGAAATCCTCACAGGGTGGTCGTGGCCGGACAAAGCTTTGGCGCTGCAATGGTGGAGACACTTACCCTTTCCTCAATGGCCAGAGGTCTTTATCAtggaataatattacaaagcgGCACTGTCTTAGCGCCGTGGGCGTTTAACTATGACGCAAATGATAAGACAGACTACATGAAAATTACCATGAACGGAACACAGTCACTGTTAAAATCAGCCATACCGGATGTAGTATCCAATTCGGAAGACCTCGACGTCCCATATTATCCATTTGGTATTTGCAAGGAAAAGGCGTTTAAAAATGAAGAAACGCTGCTTTCAGAAGCGCCATTCAATTCCTTTATAAAAGGGAAATTTACATCCGTTCCAACGATAATCGGATATAACTCGAACGAAGCTTATGTATTTGTGTCAATGTTAAAACAGATAAAAGCTGTAAAGAAAATGACTAGGGATGTGATGTTCCTGCTTCCTATGGAGTTACAATTAACGAACGAACGAGAAATGCACCCGCTGAGTAAACAGCTAATGGACGCGTACTTTAAAGATAATATGAGTATCAGTTCACTGCTGGAATACCACAG GGATGTCTACTTCATGTGCCACATACATCGCAGTGCAATATTTCACGCAACCACTGGGCCGGTTTACTATTACCAATTCTCACATTCGGGAAGAGTTGGAGTAGAAATTGAGAGTGGCGTGGAGAAAACTGGCGCCGCTCACTCGGATGAACTGGGCTACCTCTTTCCAAACGATGTGGTCGACTTTGACGGGGACGATGCGACAGTTCATCAGCATCTTACAAAGCTGTGGACTAACTTTGTTAAGAACCT AAACCCGAATAGTGAACATAATGGATATCAGTGGAGCCCTCTAGATCCTTATGAGCCTCGACTACTGGACATTCAGACAGAGCCAAGAATGATAGATTTTCCGCACCATCGACACGCAGAGATGTGGGATGAAATATATGAAAAGTATTTCTTCAGAagacattaa
- the LOC125054821 gene encoding esterase B1-like isoform X4 yields MSLLTFYCAFTLCVHLSLQSIVMMAQGKMRGLERDGYISYLGVPYASAKENGRYKKAGIPPTWTGIRESRDPYCTPRSEVEDCLQLDVHLPKVGKSLPILVWVKGSSGDYHPGKLVQEGIIVVIVRHRLGAVGFMCSQEDQIPGNAGVKDLVLALRWVRDNIVAFKGNPHRVVVAGQSFGAAMVETLTLSSMARGLYHGIILQSGTVLAPWAFNYDANDKTDYMKITMNGTQSLLKSAIPDVVSNSEDLDVPYYPFGICKEKAFKNEETLLSEAPFNSFIKGKFTSVPTIIGYNSNEAYVFVSMLKQIKAVKKMTRDVMFLLPMELQLTNEREMHPLSKQLMDAYFKDNMSISSLLEYHR; encoded by the exons ATGTCTCTTTTGACATTTTATTGTGCCTTTACGTTGTGTGTGCATTTATCATTACAAAGTATTGTAATGATGGCCCAGGGAAAGATGCGGGGGCTCGAACGCGATGGGTATATTTCTTATCTAGGCGTGCCCTATGCTTCAGCAAAGGAAAATGGAAGGTATAAG aAAGCTGGAATACCGCCAACGTGGACGGGAATAAGAGAATCCCGGGATCCTTACTGCACACCGCGCTCAGAGGTTGAAGATTGTCTACAATTGGATGTGCATTTACCAAAGGTGGGGAAATCGTTGCCCATTCTCGTCTGGGTGAAGGGAAGCAGCGGCGATTACCATCCTGGAAAGTTGGTTCAGGAAGGCATCATAGTCGTTATTGTACGACACAG GTTAGGAGCTGTGGGCTTTATGTGCTCGCAGGAAGATCAAATCCCTGGAAACGCTGGAGTGAAAGATCTTGTACTCGCCCTGAGGTGGGTTCGGGATAACATTGTTGCTTTTAAGGGAAATCCTCACAGGGTGGTCGTGGCCGGACAAAGCTTTGGCGCTGCAATGGTGGAGACACTTACCCTTTCCTCAATGGCCAGAGGTCTTTATCAtggaataatattacaaagcgGCACTGTCTTAGCGCCGTGGGCGTTTAACTATGACGCAAATGATAAGACAGACTACATGAAAATTACCATGAACGGAACACAGTCACTGTTAAAATCAGCCATACCGGATGTAGTATCCAATTCGGAAGACCTCGACGTCCCATATTATCCATTTGGTATTTGCAAGGAAAAGGCGTTTAAAAATGAAGAAACGCTGCTTTCAGAAGCGCCATTCAATTCCTTTATAAAAGGGAAATTTACATCCGTTCCAACGATAATCGGATATAACTCGAACGAAGCTTATGTATTTGTGTCAATGTTAAAACAGATAAAAGCTGTAAAGAAAATGACTAGGGATGTGATGTTCCTGCTTCCTATGGAGTTACAATTAACGAACGAACGAGAAATGCACCCGCTGAGTAAACAGCTAATGGACGCGTACTTTAAAGATAATATGAGTATCAGTTCACTGCTGGAATACCACAGGTAA
- the LOC125054818 gene encoding para-nitrobenzyl esterase-like, with the protein MVTLSEHIEQYRVEMIILLCLLIPAYALSVENNVSGRQEVDPITTENGPVRGVALGQTDILQYFDIPYGQFDTNDPFQEPVKPEPWETILSKNKHSSKCPQIQQNDEYVGNNDCLTLSVFAKTGVKNADVLFHIHDGDFGSGSGDPEVYNPQQLVSEGIIVVLPNYRLGALGFMCWQNETVPGNAGIKDLAFALQWVKNNIKGFGGNASNIVVSGVDTAGILVDFLVLVNQTSKYISKGITESGFALSQKALDRDPLRTADGKINANGSVQSIITSGRGIHFKPCIDNSFITKSFWGLLQTQKIDIPLMIGSTNQAGMDYVTDLNDDDIQEFRNNLSLILPTDLRFEGNQEREVIEKVKRQYFSDSDISINVLERLSLCFTDSTYLNPGIREARLLTKAGGTVYFYELSYTGDRQNPIPGAPKGDSLRYIFTQSTTQQEHKVETQKRNVNENESAANTIRTLWTNFIRNGIPSASNVDWKAFDATEGNEQSLMIGAEITLTNRLHAERMKLWDAIYERHFVETNLGSTLKSSILVILISFVTSNIALTTL; encoded by the exons ATGGTAACTCTTTCGGAGCATATTGAACAATATCGTGTTGAAATGATAATTCTactttgtttgttaattcCGGCCTACGCTTTATCTGTGGAAAATAATGTTAGCGGGAGGCAGGAAGTAGATCCTATTACAACTGAGAATGGACCTGTTCGTGGTGTGGCACTCGGCCAAACGGATATCCTACAATACTTTGACATCCCTTATGGACAATTCGACACCAATGATCCATTTCAG GAGCCTGTCAAGCCAGAACCTTGGGAAACGATTTTGTCTAAGAACAAACATTCTTCTAAATGTCCTCAAATACAACAAAACGACGAGTATGTAGGCAACAATGATTGTCTTACACTCAGTGTATTTGCTAAAACCGGAGTAAAAAATGCAGACGTACTTTTTCACATACACGACGGCGATTTTGGGTCAGGAAGTGGAGATCCAGAAGTGTACAACCCCCAACAACTGGTCTCCGAAGGAATTATTGTCGTGCTACCCAACTACAGACTAGGAGCTTTGGGTTTTATGTGCTGGCAAAACGAAACAGTTCCAGGCAACGCTGGAATCAAAGATCTAGCATTCGCGTTGCAATGGGTCAAAAACAACATCAAGGGTTTTGGTGGTAACGCTTCGAATATTGTTGTAAGCGGTGTTGACACTGCTGGCATATTAGTTGATTTTCTGGTACTAGTAAATCAAACCTCAAAATACATTTCCAAAGGTATAACTGAAAGTGGTTTCGCTTTATCTCAAAAGGCTCTCGATAGAGATCCATTAAGAACAGCAGACGGAAAAATTAACGCAAATGGCAGCGTACAGTCTATTATAACATCTGGCCGAGGAATCCATTTCAAACCTTGCATAGACAATAGTTTTATAACTAAATCCTTTTGGGGTTTGCTGCAGACACAAAAGATTGACATACCGCTAATGATAGGCTCTACTAACCAAGCTGGGATGGATTATGTGACTGACTTAAACGATGATGACATACAAGAGTTTCGAAATAATCTATCACTTATCTTACCAACCGACCTTAGGTTTGAGGGAAATCAAGAAAGAGAAGTTATTGAAAAagttaaaagacaatacttcAGTGACAGTGATATATCAATTAATGTATTGGAAAGACTATCTCTTTGCTTCACAGATTCGACTTATTTAAATCCAGGTATTCGCGAAGCGAGGCTATTAACTAAAGCAGGTGGAACGGTTTATTTTTACGAATTGTCCTACACGGGAGACAGGCAGAACCCTATTCCGGGAGCACCAAAGGGAGATTCTCTGCGTTATATCTTTACTCAAAGTACCACGCAACAAGAACACAAAGTAGAGACACAAAAAAGGAATGTCAATGAAAACGAATCAGCAGCAAATACAATTCGAACGCTTTGGACGAACTTCATTAGAAATGG AATTCCCTCAGCTTCAAACGTTGATTGGAAAGCCTTTGATGCAACCGAAGGGAATGAACAATCTTTAATGATAGGGGCAGAAATCACATTAACCAACAGACTTCACGCCGAGAGGATGAAACTTTGGGATGCAATATACGAACGACACTTTGTTGAAACCAATCTTGGCTCCACATTAAAATCTTCGATACTCGTTATCCTGATTAGTTTTGTCACATCAAATATCGCATTAacaactttataa
- the LOC125054365 gene encoding juvenile hormone esterase-like, whose translation MGCWGYHHPPPYFIKQGIIVVTVNYRIGAPGFLCLQSPGIPGNAGLKDQVAALYWIHRNIMKFNGNPQYITVYGTGSGSVSIEILLLSGIADGLFQKAILESGSVLSPSSITYSPVEIAMKAAKELGYQGDKNTKSMEIFFQAISVMNFLNITSIFVPCIEKITLYSLLNDDPMDLIKFKKSIQIPMLIVYSDPKEIDLIDNNKIFQSIPENFGHLLPNNLAIDTSVQEKVAKLTKGFYFGNILTEEDIIQCYRDYVNDIFMEYPVVKSSAFYAYNNSNPVFLMKFSQREYKHAFKGNYGKVLKLVFSDKVDNSHDIGDILKNMWSNFIKLG comes from the exons ATGGGATG ctgGGGCTATCATCATCCACcaccatattttattaaacaagggATTATTGTAGTGACAGTTAATTACCGAATAGGTGCTCCAGGTTTTCTCTGTCTACAATCACCAGGAATTCCTGGAAATGCAGGTTTAAAGGACCAAGTAGCCGCACTATACTGGATACacagaaatataatgaaatttaatggAAATCCTCAATACATCACTGTTTACGGAACTGGGAGTGGCTCAGTCTCTATTGAGATTCTTTTACTTTCTGGGATAGCTGATGGTTTATTCCAGAAAGCTATTTTAGAATCAGGGTCAGTTTTATCACCTTCCTCTATAACATATAGTCCTGTAGAAATTGCAATGAAAGCAGCAAAAGAACTGGGTTATCAGGGAgataaaaacaccaaaagcatggaaatattttttcaggCCATATCTGTAATGAATTTTCTTaacataacttcaatattTGTGCCCTGTATTgagaaaattacattatattctCTTTTAAATGATGATCCTATGgacttaataaaatttaaaaaatcaatacaaataccaatgttaattgtttataGTGACCCTAAAGAAATAGATTTGATTgataacaacaaaatatttcaatccATACCAGAAAATTTTGGACACCTGTTACCAAATAATTTAGCTATAGATACATCTGTACAAGAAAAGGTTGCGAAACTGAcaaaaggtttttattttggtaACATTCTCACAGAGGAAGATATAATTCAATGCTATAGAGATTACGTAAATGACATTTTTATGGAATACCCTGTTGTGAAGTCAAGTGCATTTTATGCTTACAATAACAGCAATCCagtgtttttaatgaaattctcACAAAGAGAATACAAGCATGCTTTTAAAGGCAATTAtggaaaagttttaaaattagttttttcagACAAAGTTGACAATTCACATGATATTGgagatattttaaagaatatgtggagtaattttattaaattagggTAA
- the LOC125054618 gene encoding high affinity copper uptake protein 1: protein MDHSHHDHEMDPTHDGGCGGHGHMMVFHAGVVQEILFKGWETSNALELFGSAVAIFLAGVLYEGFKYYRETLFESAAMAATADSQVNIAKNENGTRSCHTKRSPIYTMFSSGHVYQTLLYFIQAWVSYVLMLVFMTYNVWLCLALALGLAVGYFLFGWRKTTAIDNSECCM, encoded by the exons ATGGATCACAGTCATCATGATCATG aaaTGGACCCGACTCATGATGGAGGATGCGGTGGCCATGGCCATATGATGGTG TTCCATGCTGGAGTCGTCCAAGAAATTCTTTTCAAAGGATGGGAGACATCCAACGCGCTAGAGCTATTCGGCTCAGCCGTTGCCATTTTCTTGGCGGGCGTGCTATATGAAGGCTTCAAGTATTACAGGGAAACACTGTTTGAGTCCGCTGCCATGGCGGCAACCGCTGACTCACAAGTCAACATCGCCAAGAACGAAAATGGAACGAGATCCTGTCACACCAAACGGAGCCCTAT ATATACGATGTTTTCAAGTGGCCACGTTTACCAGACGCTGCTGTATTTTATACAAGCCTGGGTGTCATATGTCCTCATGTTGGTGTTCATGACGTATAATGTTTGGCTGTGTCTTGCGTTGGCGCTCGGTTTGGCGGTCGGCTATTTCCTCTTTGGTTGGCGCAAAACTACCGCCATAGACAATAGCGAGTGTtgcatgtaa